Sequence from the Sphingobium indicum B90A genome:
GGCGGCCAGGCTGGGCGGTTTCGGTAGCGCTGGTGGAGCATGGCGAGGCGCGCTTCGGCATATTGGCGGCGCCCGCCCGGAACGAGCTGTGGATCGCGCAGGCGGGCGCGGGGGCGACCCGCAACGGGCGGACCTTGCGGGCCGGATCGCGTTCCATCCTGCGCGGTTCGCGGGTGCCAGCCGACCAGCTTCCCCGCCATGACCGCGATCTCGTCACCGTGGACAAGCCCAACAGCATCGCGCTGCGCATGGCGATGGTCGCGGCGGACGAGGCCGATCTGGTCGCCACGGTGCGCTGGGGCAATGAATGGGATGTCGCCGCCGCCGCGCTGATCGCGCAGGAGGCCGGCGCCATCGTCACCGATGCGCTCAGCAACCCCTTTTCCTTCAACCGGCCGCAGCCGACCGCCTTCGGCTTGCTGTGCGCGGCGCCGGGGATTCACGCGGCGGCCGCGGAACGCCTGGCGCCGCGGGCGCGGAAGATATTGGGGCGGGGGTAAGGGCGGCGGGCGGCCCTATCCGGAAACCCGCCCTTGCCGCATCAAAGCAGGGCGTTCACCTGCTCCACGAAGCGCAGCACGGAAATCGGCTTCGACACATAGGCCTGCGCGCCAGCCTCCCGAATGCGCTCCTCATCGCCATGGCCGGCATAGGCGGTGACCGCCATGATCGGCACGGACGACAATTGCGCGTCCCGTTTCAGCGAAATGATGAGGTCCAGCCCGCTGACATGCGGCAGGTGGATGTCGGTGATCACCAGGTCCGGATGGAACTCCCGCGCCTGGGCCAGCAGGTCGCGCCCGTCGCGCAGCGGCAGCACATCGTGCCCGTGCGCGCGCAGCAGGTCGCAAAAAAGTTTGAGATTGAGTTCGTTGTCCTCGACAACGAGCACGCGCTTTGCCACCAGTCACCCGCGTTTGGAGAAATCCGCCAACATAATGGAAGTGCGTCCCCCTAAGCCCGCCCTTCGTTGAGATCAATCATGCGTCCCGACATTAACCATGGCAAGCAGCATAGTCGAAGCGAGACCCGAGAGCCATCCGTGCTGGCCCTGATGGCGCTGGCCTGGACGCTGGCGGACGACCGCCGCGCCGACCGGCTGCTGGCGCTGACCGGGCTGGACGCAGATGCGCTGAGGGCGGGGGTGGCCGATCCGGCGATATTGGGCGCGGTGCTGGGCTTCCTGGCCGATCATGAGCCGGACCTGATCGCCTGCGCGGAAAGCATCGGCAGCAGCCCGGAAGCGCTGATAACGGCAAAGGAGCGTCTTGCCGCATGAACCGTCCCCTGATCATCACCGATTGCGACGAGGTGCTGCTGCACATGGTCGTTCCCTTTCGCGAATGGCTGGACGAGAGCCATGACATCCATTTCGACATGCACGACCGCGGCTTCGGCGAGGCGCTGCGCCACAAGGACAGCGGGCAGCCGGTGGAGCGGGCGCTGGTCTGGGAACTGCTGCTGGGCTTTTTCGAGACGCAGATGCACCGCCAGAC
This genomic interval carries:
- a CDS encoding DUF3572 domain-containing protein, yielding MRPDINHGKQHSRSETREPSVLALMALAWTLADDRRADRLLALTGLDADALRAGVADPAILGAVLGFLADHEPDLIACAESIGSSPEALITAKERLAA
- a CDS encoding response regulator; the encoded protein is MAKRVLVVEDNELNLKLFCDLLRAHGHDVLPLRDGRDLLAQAREFHPDLVITDIHLPHVSGLDLIISLKRDAQLSSVPIMAVTAYAGHGDEERIREAGAQAYVSKPISVLRFVEQVNALL
- a CDS encoding inositol monophosphatase family protein, yielding MPAADISLRDVVTAASDAADRALTLWAGGQTRVRQWEKVPGHPVCEADLELDAMLRERLYAIDPSAGWLSEETADTVHRLDLPRVWVVDPIDGTRDYLRGRPGWAVSVALVEHGEARFGILAAPARNELWIAQAGAGATRNGRTLRAGSRSILRGSRVPADQLPRHDRDLVTVDKPNSIALRMAMVAADEADLVATVRWGNEWDVAAAALIAQEAGAIVTDALSNPFSFNRPQPTAFGLLCAAPGIHAAAAERLAPRARKILGRG